A single window of Aspergillus puulaauensis MK2 DNA, chromosome 5, nearly complete sequence DNA harbors:
- a CDS encoding uncharacterized protein (COG:S;~EggNog:ENOG410Q0CP;~TransMembrane:1 (i12-34o)) has translation MHMLAESILCSTFLRVIDICLISSIFLACFAAFLPTSQITFQEQTLSETREFERFVRHTKEKRKISMNPLPPSAMASETTNSNNGSPGPSVQYEELSYKIEQRSKFEASANAEIERLRRELHDSRQRIDRDTSVINALHDKVTELEELVKKQKITISTQSKAISDRRVLRKNQQQQQNQQPQSPMGPAMGAGMGAGMGAGMGMFPMTPSSHHQQQHNVHQSHYLGSGASGASGGSIGAGTASVSAGGIVFIQSTSSPFEMQHQAQTPQSVKSFDPITQFNTVFDQPPPKFEISAGPSYTAYTPAVPSGLAPNLERGTDVFDPMGSITIANMTGPAHSDTSLGAANYHKDMANFSTRFLGLMRMAEVFGQTHASLPNVFLDSRLDDHVKDYLMAVSSRTQASILIGNASTRSFFVARAINWYLVEKILKIGIIRGLDAAVDMEIGEMQKQIASDTSIGIRHLMLNAIANHLKSLSRRPDFSGFAKKKIHHHATKLWSVIGPLGHDSANQNNMWTDLHAIITEAHCLAIEMYSVPLEYRFELPEHNEPFDPFTMINRDPYIHGDPQILQNGDARVRLAITPTVRIRNNSQSPGEVHLMYLGHVLLKVSRTQ, from the exons ATGCATATGTTAGCTGAAAGTATTCTTTGTTCTACTTTTCTTCGTGTTATAGACATCTGTCTGATatcttccatcttcctggCTTGCTTTGCTGCCTTTCTTCCAACCTCCCAGATAACTTTCCAAGAACAGACCCTCAGTGAGACCAGGGAGTTCGAAAGATTCGTTCGACACACCAAGGAAAAGCGAAAA ATTTCGATGAACCCGCTCCCTCCCTCAGCGATGGCATCCGAAACTACCAACTCGAATAACGGCAGCCCGGGACCCAGCGTCCAGTACGAAGAGTTGAGCTACAAAATTGAACAGAGGAGCAAGTTTGAAGCATCCGCAAATGCAGAGATAGAGCGTCTCCGTCGTGAGCTTCATGACTCTCGCCAGCGCATCGACCGCGACACTAGTGTTATCAATGCCCTTCATGACAAGGTCACCGAGCTAGAGGAGCTGGTCAAAAAGCAGAAGATTACCATCAGTACCCAGAGCAAGGCTATTTCTGACCGTCGAGTTCTGAGGaagaatcaacaacaacagcagaatCAGCAGCCGCAGTCGCCTATGGGGCCTGCGATGGGTGCCGGGATGGGTGCCGGGATGGGTGCCGGGATGGGTATGTTCCCAATGACTCCTAGTagccatcaccagcagcaacacaATGTTCACCAGAGTCATTATCTTGGATCTGGGGCTTCGGGTGCTTCGGGCGGTAGTATTGGCGCTGGTACTGCTAGTGTTAGTGCTGGTGGTATTGTTTTCATACAGAGCACTTCATCGCCTTTCGAGATGCAGCATCAGGCTCAGACTCCTCAATCCGTGAAATCGTTTGATCCCATTACTCAGTTCAATACCGTGTTTGATCAGCCTCCCCCAAAGTTTGAGATCTCGGCCGGCCCATCATATACTGCTTATACGCCCGCCGTCCCGTCTGGCCTAGCTCCTAACCTCGAAAGGGGCACGGACGTATTTGATCCCATGGGCTCTATTACTATTGCTAATATGACTGGTCCTGCGCATTCGGATACCTCGCTAGGTGCAGCTAATTACCACAAGGACATGGCGAACTTCTCGACTCGATTCTTGGGCCTCATGCGCATGGCTGAGGTATTCGGCCAGACTCATGCGAGCTTGCCCAACGTCTTTCTGGATAGTCGCCTTGATGATCATGTCAAGGACTATCTCATGGCTGTCTCGAGCCGAACACAGGCATCTATCCTTATTGGAAATGCATCTACCCGAAGCTTCTTCGTTGCAAGAGCGATCAACTGGTATCTCGTTGAGAAGATACTAAAGATAGGCATTATCAGGGGTCTCGATGCTGCCGTTGACATGGAAATCGGTGAGATGCAGAAGCAGATAGCTTCTG ACACCTCAATCGGCATCCGCCACCTAATGCTCAACGCAATCGCAAACCACCTAAAATCCCTTTCCAGAAGACCCGACTTCAGCGGATTcgccaaaaagaaaatccaccaccacgcCACCAAGCTCTGGTCAGTCATCGGACCCCTCGGCCACGACTCAGCCAACCAAAACAACATGTGGACTGACCTCCACGCAATCATAACTGAAGCCCACTGCCTCGCTATCGAAATGTACTCCGTGCCCCTGGAATACAGGTTCGAGCTCCCCGAGCACAATGAGCCGTTTGACCCGTTCACTATGATCAACCGCGATCCTTATATCCATGGCGATCCGCAGATTCTGCAGAACGGCGATGCGAGGGTCAGGCTAGCTATTACGCCTACTGTGCGGATTCGGAATAACTCTCAGTCTCCGGGTGAGGTTCATTTGATGTATTTGGGTCATGTGTTATTGAAAGTGTCGAGGACGCAGTGA
- a CDS encoding putative RNA splicing factor (Pad-1) (COG:A;~EggNog:ENOG410Q7TU;~InterPro:IPR000504,IPR035979,IPR012677,IPR029123, IPR006509;~PFAM:PF15519,PF00076;~go_component: GO:0005634 - nucleus [Evidence IEA];~go_function: GO:0003676 - nucleic acid binding [Evidence IEA];~go_function: GO:0003723 - RNA binding [Evidence IEA];~go_process: GO:0006397 - mRNA processing [Evidence IEA]), whose amino-acid sequence MSGLDVEALLESTAAPATQDRDDRSSSKAENGDRRDDRDRSRDRDRKRRDHSRDRRRSKDADGDDTMKSPRSEHGSANGSHRSSRKRSRSRDSDRRRARRDRHGDDHRSNGDFYRGGGRTRTRSRSPFDDRYYRPSGRSRRDERDEERRPRRERDTRKKSRSRSRDKSPELNEDERDRRTIFVQQLAARLRTKELIAFFEKVGPVKEAQIVKDRVSGRSKGVGYVEFKDESSVAPAIQLTGQKLLGIPIIAQLTEAEKNRQARNTEASSSNKHSAPFHRLYVGNIHFSIDESDLQSVFEPFGELEFVQLQKDETGRSRGYGFVQFRDPNQAREALEKMNGYDLGGRAIRVGLGNDKFTPENTQRVQSQGASQSNFQGSMFSGSGGRGVQAGGTNNFDRAGGRESEKGTGASALDDTDVAGVNFNNFSRDALMRKLARTDEPAEPSADDKPQKILLPKTESKPLPVNVNMASRCVMLRNMFDPTEEEGEAWIKELEDDVRAECEEKYGHVVHIALDPNSQGDIYLKFDRVQGGENAIKGLNGRFFGGKQITAQPVVDAVYSSLFSRTKAI is encoded by the exons ATGTCAGGTCTCGACGTTGAAGCTCTACTCGAGTCCACAGCCGCTCCTGCAACCCAGGACCGCGACGACCGCTCCTCATCCAAGGCCGAAAATGGCGATCGACGCGATGACCGTGATCGCTCGCGCGACAGAGACCGCAAGCGCCGCGATCATAGCCGCGACAGACGACGCTCAAAAGATGCCGACGGAGATGATACCATGAAAAGCCCGAGAAGCGAACATGGCAGTGCTAACGGAAGCCATAGAAGTAgtaggaagaggagcaggagccgTGATAGCGACCGTCGCCGGGCTCGCCGTGACCGTCACGGTGATGATCACCGCTCGAATGGCGACTTCTACCGCGGCGGTGGACGTACACGCACCCGATCTCGATCCCCTTTTGATGACAGATATTACCGCCCCTCGGGCCGTTCTCGCCGAGATGAGCGTGATGAGGAAAGGCGTCCTCGCCGTGAACGCGATACCCGCAAGAAAAGTCGCTCGCGAAGCCGTGACAAGAGCCCGGAACTTAACGAAGACGAGCGTGATAGGCGTACCATTTTTGTGCAGCAACTCGCGGCCAGGTTGAGAACAAAAGAGCTCATTGCCTTTTTCGAAAAGGTCGGACCGGTCAAAGAAGCACAAATTGTTAAGGATCGCGTTAGTGGAAGGTCCAAAGG TGTCGGTTATGTCGAATTCAAAGACGAGAGTTCCGTTGCTCCCGCTATCCAGCTTACAGGACAGAAACTTTTAGGAATCCCAATCATTGCACAGTTGACCGAAGCGGAAAAGAACCGCCAAGCCCGCAACACTGAGGCCAGCAGTAGCAACAAACACTCCGCTCCCTTTCACAGGCTATATGTGGGTAATATCCATTTCAGTATCGATGAGAGTGACCTTCAGAGCGTCTTTGAGCCGTTTGGCGAGCTTGAATTTGTTCAGCTACAGAAGGACGAAACcggaagaagcagaggttATGGTTTTGTGCA ATTCCGTGATCCTAACCAGGCTCGGGAAGCCTTAGAAAAGATGAATGGTTATGACCTTGGTGGTCGAGCCATCCGCGTTGGCCTTGGCAACGATAAGTTCACCCCTGAGAACACCCAACGTGTCCAGAGCCAAGGTGCAAGCCAAAGTAATTTCCAGGGCTCTATGTTCTCAGGCTCCGGCGGACGTGGTGTTCAGGCCGGTGGCACAAATAACTTCGATCGTGCAGGAGGCCGCGAGTCTGAAAAGGGAACCGGTGCGAGTGCTTTGGATGACACGGACGTTGCCGGTGTGAACTTCAACAACTTCAGTAGAGACGCATTGATGAGGAAGCTTGCAAGAACAGATGAACCTGCTGAGCCTTCTGCAGACGACAAGCCGCAGAAGATTCTCCTACCGAAAACTGAATCGAAGCCGTTGCCCGTAAATGTCAACATGGCAAGCCGGTGTGTTATGCTTCGCAACATGTTCGACCCAACTGA GGAAGAGGGCGAAGCCTGGAtcaaggagttggaggatgaCGTCCGCGCTGAGTGCGAAGAAAAATATGGCCATGTTGTTCACATTGCACTAGATCCCAATTCCCAGGGCGACATATACCTGAAGTTTGACCGCGTCCAGGGCGGAGAAAACGCCATCAAAGGTCTCAACGGACGATTCTTCGGTGGTAAACAGATTACTGCGCAACCCGTTGTCGACGCTGTTTACAGCAGCCTGTTCTCCCGAACAAAGGCCATCTAA
- a CDS encoding cytochrome P450 (COG:Q;~EggNog:ENOG410PJ8H;~InterPro:IPR001128,IPR002401,IPR036396;~PFAM:PF00067;~go_function: GO:0005506 - iron ion binding [Evidence IEA];~go_function: GO:0016705 - oxidoreductase activity, acting on paired donors, with incorporation or reduction of molecular oxygen [Evidence IEA];~go_function: GO:0020037 - heme binding [Evidence IEA];~go_process: GO:0055114 - oxidation-reduction process [Evidence IEA]), with the protein MIAYLLSSSLWTTTLLAFVAYRLVLIIYNIYFHPLSKVPGPSAWAASRLPFIYSLVSGTSIHDFRSLHERYGPIIRVAPNEVTFAHPDAYTDIFQPRSDHGQRQLLKDPLWWARQPGHPDSLLSVISPEKHADMRRILSPGFTARALRQQEPFIQKYVNLLVSQLQDVVGKSKSTQVNMTPWFNYTTFDIFGDLGFGESFDCLQHSRYHAWIALVFGSVKAAGFVISTRYYPPVAFILQKCIPPSMRKTQQDHYQQVVDKVQRRLSWELQRPDLMSYVIEEGGSLKLDAGELYATFMILTTAGSETTATALTGTFNYLVNHSPKSLHQLENEIRSAFSSTDEITIEAVRKLPFLNAVINEGLRLCPPVPWILPRLVPEGGSMICGTWLPGGTPVSIQAYTLNRDPTLFHKPNTFLPERWLESSTSDSASCFFGDQRQVVQPFTIGPRACLGQNLAWAEMRLILAKLVWMFDFTAIEGHCVSWEDLRMYLLIERKPINVGISLRKGVQQGFE; encoded by the exons ATGATCGCCTACTTACTCTCCTCTAGTCTGTGGACGACTACTCTGCTCGCCTTTGTCGCC TACCGTCTTGTCCTGATCATCTACAACATTTACTTCCATCCACTGTCCAAGGTCCCAGGCCCTAGTGCATGGGCTGCATCCCGACTTCCATTTATCTATTCACTAGTGAGTGGGACTAGTATTCACGACTTCCGAAGTCTTCATGAGCGCTACGGCCCCATCATTCGTGTCGCTCCAAATGAAGTTACATTTGCCCACCCCGATGCCTACACAGACATTTTCCAGCCTCGCTCTGACCACGGTCAGCGGCAGCTCCTTAAAGATCCACTGTGGTGGGCGCGCCAACCTGGTCATCCGGACTCGTTGCTTAGCGTGATTAGCCCCGAAAAACACGCGGATATGCGGCGCATCCTCAGCCCAGGCTTCACTGCACGCGCCCTCCGCCAACAGGAGCCATTCATTCAAAAATATGTCAATCTGCTCGTGTCGCAGCTGCAGGACGTCGTCGGAAAGAGTAAGAGCACGCAAGTGAACATGACGCCATGGTTTAACTACACCACCTTTGATATTTTCGGGGATCTCGGCTTTGGCGAGTCCTTTGACTGTCTTCAACATTCAAGATACCATGCATGGATTGCCTTGGTGTTTGGCAGTGTCAAAGCAGCTGGGTTTGTTATATCCACACGATATTACCCGCCCGTCGCATTCATTCTGCAAAAGTGCATTCCACCTTCGATGAGAAAAACACAGCAAGATCACTATCAGCAGGTTGTGGATAAGGTACAGCGACGACTGAGTTGGGAGCTGCAGCGCCCTGATTTGATGTCTTATGTTATTGAAGAAGGGGGCAGTCTTAAACTTGATGCTGGTGAGCTGTACGCGACGTTTATGATCCTAACCACAGCTGGCAGTGAAACAACGGCGACAGCCTTGACCGGAACGTTTAACTATCTGGTGAATCACAGCCCCAAAAGTCTCCACCAGCTGGAGAATGAGATTAGAAGTGCCTTTTCAAGTACGGACGAGATTACAATCGAAGCAGTGCGCAAGCTTCCCTTTCTCAACGCAGTCATCAATGAGGGCCTCCGACTATGTCCACCAGTCCCATGGATTCTTCCCCGCCTCGTCCCGGAAGGAGGCAGCATGATATGTGGAACATGGCTTCCAGGCGGG ACACCTGTCTCGATCCAGGCATATACTCTGAACCGCGACCCAACACTCTTCCACAAGCCCAATACCTTCCTCCCAGAACGATGGCTGGAGTCTTCAACGTCAGACTCCGCCTCTTGCTTTTTCGGCGATCAGCGCCAGGTGGTCCAACCGTTCACCATCGGGCCCCGTGCATGTCTTGGACAGAACCTCGCATGGGCTGAAATGCGACTAATACTTGCCAAGCTAGTCTGGATGTTTGACTTTACGGCAATCGAGGGCCATTGTGTCAGCTGGGAGGACCTGCGCATGTATTTGTTGATTGAAAGGAAGCCGATCAATGTCGGCATCAGCTTACGGAAGGGAGTACAGCAGGGGTTCGAGTAA
- a CDS encoding uncharacterized protein (COG:S;~EggNog:ENOG410PVKY;~InterPro:IPR013785,IPR001754;~go_function: GO:0003824 - catalytic activity [Evidence IEA];~go_function: GO:0004590 - orotidine-5'-phosphate decarboxylase activity [Evidence IEA];~go_process: GO:0006207 - 'de novo' pyrimidine nucleobase biosynthetic process [Evidence IEA]), which produces MDSSTLEAPTLPGNRLIAYIRSLAEAKKGLPYGLPVCVAPSHTVTCTDALLRLASLVGPYISILQVHADVIDDWSEDTIRQLTLLAKKYAFLIWEGGRILNSTIGVVGRQKAESREVRNTLVDLIRKKYTKGVVKPASWANVSTAWASGIPIDNQAADILIPTLKAAAREAVADAVQTIRTEITADSISDRPLHAHSSSMVEPNGIPNHQRLPSNYAIEQSGSNSLELPPRKASTISLTQTITQHTEDSSDALNETEAEEVWDFGAAPPPATDAELPSPPSLARGVVLCLPSVTDTVFNPEYRKSCMAAAYANQDFVLGFVCGEPWHIVSQNDEEILDIDALMGTSTTPNEQHQRSHSLDEAHYTPPQSAALFSLIPHKLSSLNEQQLGETPSEASDPPPDDLNPLAYRLYSLVRQAVRARDAVASQQAAATPQKGSKTNRRPNIIHIPVVSLP; this is translated from the coding sequence ATGGACTCCTCTACCCTAGAGGCCCCAACTCTCCCAGGGAACCGTTTGATCGCCTACATCCGATCCTTGGCTGAAGCCAAAAAGGGATTGCCCTATGGACTACCCGTTTGTGTGGCTCCGTCTCACACCGTCACTTGCACGGACGCGCTTCTTCGTCTAGCATCGCTTGTTGGCCCATATATTAGTATCCTTCAGGTCCATGCGGATGTCATCGACGACTGGTCCGAGGACACAATCCGCCAGTTGACTTTACTGGCCAAGAAGTATGCGTTTCTGATCTGGGAAGGTGGTCGAATTTTGAACTCCACTATCGGTGTTGTTGGTCGACAAAAAGCCGAGTCCAGAGAGGTGAGAAATACGTTAGTTGATTTGATCCGCAAGAAATACACCAAGGGCGTGGTGAAACCTGCCTCGTGGGCAAACGTTTCAACCGCCTGGGCCTCCGGTATACCAATCGATAATCAAGCGGCAGACATCTTGATTCCGACTTTAAAGGCTGCCGCGAGAGAGGCTGTCGCAGATGCGGTCCAGACCATCAGGACGGAGATTACTGCGGACAGTATTTCCGACCGCCCATTACACGCGCACAGCTCGTCAATGGTTGAACCAAACGGGATCCCGAACCACCAACGTCTACCGTCAAATTATGCGATAGAGCAAAGCGGTAGCAATAGCCTGGAACTCCCCCCCAGGAAAGCCTCCACCATTTCCCTCACCCAGACAATAACCCAGCACACCGAGGACTCGAGCGATGCACTGAATGAAaccgaagcagaagaagttTGGGACTTTGGCGCCGCACCGCCTCCCGCAACGGACGCCGAGCTTCCTTCGCCCCCGTCCCTGGCGCGTGGTGTTGTCCTCTGCCTTCCATCAGTCACAGACACCGTATTCAACCCCGAGTACCGCAAGAGCTGCATGGCAGCGGCATACGCCAACCAGGATTTCGTATTAGGCTTTGTATGTGGCGAGCCATGGCATATTGTTTCCCAAAATGACGAAGAAATCCTGGACATCGATGCATTGATGGGtacttcaacaacgccgaATGAACAACACCAGCGTTCTCACAGCCTAGACGAGGCGCATTATACTCCACCTCAATCCGCCGCGCTATTCTCGCTTATCCCGCATAAGCTTAGCTCGCTAAATGAGCAACAACTGGGTGAAACGCCATCCGAAGCCTCAGATCCGCCTCCAGATGACCTAAACCCTCTTGCATATAGACTATATTCACTTGTTCGACAAGCCGTGCGGGCTCGCGACGCTGTTGCTAGCCAACAGGCTGCAGCAACCCCACAAAAAGGGTCGAAGACAAATCGTCGACCTAATATCATACATATCCCTGTTGTGTCGCTGCCTTGA
- a CDS encoding uncharacterized protein (COG:S;~EggNog:ENOG410PPEG;~TransMembrane:6 (o32-51i63-84o114-132i144-167o187-212i224-244o)), whose product MATQWFTGGALPPPPGIEPNFVDPPSQLHGNIALHTAFLSVATLAVAMRLFTRLCMLRTRLGIDDFFCVLAYCLTVTFTGLMSYCFSRGIGRHMWDVPITWLSRTLKYFTVGQYIYTLLTAAVKLAFLFFYYRIFPRHINIRYFISFGIAFVSVSHLSLFFLTIFSCSPVSHAWDAASPGRCWNPRILPYVSGGLSSATDLYVLLLPIHTLWGLNMTTRKRLRLAAVFGLGTFAFAASVVRLAMTHVLTDSQDATWNISRISRWALWSSGSRRKSFNNNKAESEVSLQLQQQKPWQPVNYESPGPVGVQKDYRYRSDDGSLPGQANAWERIA is encoded by the exons ATGGCGACCCAGTGGTTTACCGGTGGCgcccttcctcctccaccaggaATCGAGCCCAACTTTGTTGATCCTCCCAGTCAGTTGCATGGCAATATCGCCCTTCATACAGCCTTTCTTTCAGTGGCCACCCTAGCGGTGGCCATGAGGCTATTCACCCGCCTCTGCATGCTGCGCACGAGGTTGGGGATAGACGACT TTTTCTGCGTCCTGGCATAT TGCCTGACCGTTACCTTCACGGGCCTAATGTCCTACT GCTTCTCCAGAGGCATCGGACGCCATATGTGGGATGTGCCAATAACCTGGCTCTCGAGAACTCTCAAGTACTTCACTGTCGGTCAATACATCTACACACTCCTGACAGCCGCTGTTAAACTcgcgtttctcttcttctactaTCGCATATTTCCCCGTCATATCAACATCAGATATTTCATCAGCTTTGGCATCGCTTTCGTTTCTGTCTCCCACCTcagtctcttctttctcactATTTTCTCCTGCTCGCCCGTGAGCCACGCCTGGGATGCCGCCTCCCCGGGCCGCTGTTGGAACCCGAGAATTCTGCCCTATGTCTCTGGCGGGTTGAGCTCGGCCACTGATCTCTacgtccttcttctccctaTCCATACTCTCTGGGGGCTAAACATGACCACCCGGAAGAGGCTCCGTCTTGCAGCTGTCTTTGGTCTGGGAACCTT TGCCTTCGCCGCAAGCGTAGTGCGGCTCGCGATGACACACGTCCTCACAGATAGCCAAGATGCAACCTGGAACATATCTCGAATTTCTCGATGGGC GCTCTGGTCGAGTGGGAGTCGCCGGAAGTCCTTCAATAACAACAAGGCTGAGTCAGAGGTTTCCTTACAGCTACAGCAACAAAAACCCTGGCAACCTGTTAATTATGAGAGCCCCGGGCCAGTGGGCGTGCAGAAGGACTATCGCTACAGGAGTGATGATGGAAGTCTCCCTGGCCAAGCGAATGCGTGGGAGCGGATTGCTTga
- the SCS7 gene encoding fatty acid alpha-hydroxylase (BUSCO:EOG09263KDI;~COG:I;~EggNog:ENOG410PH7M;~InterPro:IPR001199,IPR014430,IPR036400,IPR018506, IPR006694;~PFAM:PF00173,PF04116;~TransMembrane:4 (i189-207o219-237i275-293o299-318i);~go_component: GO:0016021 - integral component of membrane [Evidence IEA];~go_function: GO:0005506 - iron ion binding [Evidence IEA];~go_function: GO:0016491 - oxidoreductase activity [Evidence IEA];~go_function: GO:0020037 - heme binding [Evidence IEA];~go_function: GO:0080132 - fatty acid alpha-hydroxylase activity [Evidence IEA];~go_process: GO:0006629 - lipid metabolic process [Evidence IEA];~go_process: GO:0008610 - lipid biosynthetic process [Evidence IEA];~go_process: GO:0055114 - oxidation-reduction process [Evidence IEA]) encodes MPGKILPSFTKAEVESHNSADSCYVTLGSKVYDITSFVEDHPGGGDLVLEYAGKDVTEILQDPVSHEHSESAYEILDDSLVGFIGTESSTKSANGSLTNGSLANGNKASQPVYASTGMSNEEDLSVDTDPNQDYKKHKFLDLNKPLLMQLWTGGFSKDFYLDQVHRPRHYRGGESAPLFGNFLEPLSKTSWYVVPIVWLPPVIYGAILGKTGLESTPAAAGYFIFGVFFWSLIEYFMHRFLFHIDKFLPDNRVGITLHFLLHGIHHYLPMDKYRLVMPPSLFIILATPFWKFAHTVLFFNWYAALTAYCGGVFGYICYDVTHYFLHHRNLPPYYKQLKKYHLQHHFADFDNGFGVTSRFWDRIFGTEIELPPPKVLKTQ; translated from the exons ATGCCTGGGAAGATTCTGCCTTCCTTCACCAAGGCGGAGGTTGAGTCGCACAACAGCGCCGACTCCTGCTACGTGACCTTGGGTTCGAAGGTGTACGATATTACTTCGTTTGTTGAAGATCACCCAGGTGGTGGAGATCTGGTTCTGGAATACGCTGGGAAAGACGTCACCGAAATCCTGCAGGATCCGGTATCCCACGAGCATTCTGAATCGGCATACGAGATCTTGGATGACAGTCTGGTCGGATTCATTGGTACCGAATCAAGCACGAAATCGGCAAATGGATCCTTGACAAATGGATCATTGGCAAATGGCAATAAGGCATCCCAGCCGGTCTATGCCTCTACTGGCATGTCCAACGAGGAGGATTTATCCGTGGACACAGACCCAAACCAGGACTATAAAAAGCACAAGTTTCTGGACTTAAATAAGCCTCTTCTTATGCAGCTGTGGACCGGCGGGTTCAGCAAGGACTTCTACCTGGACCAGGTTCATCGCCCACGGCACTACAGGGGAGGCGAGTCCGCCCCTCTCTTTGGCAACTTCCTGGAGCCTTTGAGCAAAACCTCTTGGTATGTCGTGCCAATCGTATGGCTGCCTCCCGTCATCTACGGCGCGATCCTAGGAAAAACTGGGCTAGAAAGCACACCCGCCGCCGCGGGTTATTTCATCTTTGGCGTCTTCTTTTGGAGTTTGATCGAATATTTCATGCACAGATTCTTATTCCATATCGATAA GTTCCTCCCTGACAACCGAGTCGGAATCACTCTACACTTTCTCCTTCACGGCATCCACCACTATCTTCCGATGGACAAGTACCGACTTGTTATGCCGCCAagtctatttattatccTAGCTACACCGTTCTGGAAATTTGCCCACACGGTTCTATTTTTCAACTGGTATGCTGCTCTGACAGCATACTGCGGCGGCGTTTTCGGGTATATCTGCTACGATGTGACACATTATTTCCTTCACCACCGCAA CCTTCCTCCATACTACAAGCAGCTCAAGAAGTATCATCTTCAGCACCATTTTGCGGACTTCGACAATGGGTTCGGTGTTACAAGCCGGTTCTGGGACAGGATTTTCGGCACTGAGATCGAGCTTCCCCCTCCCAAGGTTCTGAAGACCCAGTAG